The stretch of DNA TTCCTGCAGGTCGACCAGGCCGGCGGTCACCGCCGGGTGCTCGCTCAGGTCGGCGAGGTCGAACGGCGTGCCCAGGTAGGTGCCGTAGGCGTTCTGGTGTTTGCCGGCGAGGTTGTACACGTCGGTGGGATCGAGCGCGCCGTACTCGTCGACCGGCCCGGGCGTCAGCGACACGCCAGGGAAGCGGGCCCAGTTTTCGCCGTCGGTGCCGACCTCGACGAAGGCCAATTCGGCAAACAGCAGGCCGACGGTCGGGAAGCTGTTTTCGAAAACGGCGAAGTCATAGCCGGACCGGTCGGCCAGTGGTTCGGCGAAGCCCAGCGTGATTTGCCCCGGGGCGCCGTCGTCGCCGTCCGGCCGCTCGCCCAGGCTGACCACGTCGTAGGGGTTTCCCGCCGCCGGTCCGAGCGCCTTGGCGGGATCGCGCCACTGCTCGTCCACGTCCGCGGCGGGCAGGTAGTCGGCAGACGACGCCGCCCAGGCGACGATGGCCGGATCGTCCTTGTCGATGCCCGGCTCGGTGAACGGGCCGGCGAGGGCGACGGATGCATAAAGCCAGGGTAAAAGCAAAAGGGAAAACCGGAAAAACAAGCGAGCCATGGAACACCTCCGCGAGTGCCGACCTGGGCGGTCGTTTGCCGATCGGGCAGGTTTCCTGGCTTG from Myxococcales bacterium encodes:
- a CDS encoding PEP-CTERM sorting domain-containing protein, translated to MARLFFRFSLLLLPWLYASVALAGPFTEPGIDKDDPAIVAWAASSADYLPAADVDEQWRDPAKALGPAAGNPYDVVSLGERPDGDDGAPGQITLGFAEPLADRSGYDFAVFENSFPTVGLLFAELAFVEVGTDGENWARFPGVSLTPGPVDEYGALDPTDVYNLAGKHQNAYGTYLGTPFDLADLSEHPAVTAGLVDLQEIHWVRLVDIPGGGLYTDDATALGYDADHPIYDVFPTTGSAGFDVEAVAVIDETNPAVDDDDDTAGDDDTGDDWYEDDDTAGDGSDDDADNSGAGCS